A genomic stretch from Eptesicus fuscus isolate TK198812 chromosome 15, DD_ASM_mEF_20220401, whole genome shotgun sequence includes:
- the LOC129151556 gene encoding interferon omega-1-like: MAQIHLWLVAGAMLCSSPVSSLEDDLLWIHRGENLRVFNLLRQLQRTRPHLCLDDRNDFKFPWNGTTITQMQKTERTCLHHQMITHIVDLFRTQHSHDAWNHTLVSQLLSSLHHSLEHLEQREGENRDCSNLGILLRKYFQSIHNYLREKKYSACAWEVVRVEITLRVGIM; the protein is encoded by the coding sequence ATGGCCCAGATCCACctgtggctggtggcaggggccatGCTCTGCTCCAGCCCTGTTAGCTCTCTTGAGGATGACTTACTTTGGATCCATAGAGGAGAAAACCTGCGAGTTTTCAATCTTTTGAGGCAACTGCAAAGGACCCGGCCTCACCTATGCCTGGATGACAGAAACGACTTCAAATTTCCTTGGAATGGGACTACAATCACCCAGATGCAGAAGACAGAACGCACCTGTCTCCATCATCAGATGATCACGCACATCGTCGACCTCTTTAGAACACAGCACAGCCACGATGCATGGAACCACACCCTCGTCTCTCAACTCCTCTCCAGCCTTCATCACAGCCTGGAGCacctggagcagagggaaggagaaaatcgGGATTGTTCCAATTTGGGAATTCTCCTCCGGAAGTACTTCCAAAGCATCCATAACTacctgagagagaagaaatacagCGCCTGTGCCTGGGAGGTCGTTAGAGTGGAAATTACACTACGCGTTGGAATCATGTAA
- the LOC129151671 gene encoding interferon omega-2-like — translation MALLLSLLTALVLFSSGPGGALGCDPPQDHVLLSRENLVLLSHMSTISPLFCLKDRKHFSFPRATVDGSQVQKAQALSVLHEMLQQISDLLTTDNSSVTWNMTLVDQLRTGLHRQLEDLDTCWAREMGEEGSALATQGPTLALKRYFQGLRLYLKEKKYSDCAWEVVRVEIMRSFSSTRALQERLRNKDGDVGSP, via the coding sequence ATGGCCCTCCTGCTCTCGCTACTCACGGCCCTGGTGCTGTTCAGCTCTGGCCCCGGGGGAGCTCTGGGCTGTGACCCGCCTCAGGACCACGTCCTGCTCAGCAGGGAGAACTTAGTGCTTCTGAGCCACATGAGCACCATCTCCCCTCTCTTCTGTCTGAAGGACAGAAAGCACTTCAGCTTCCCCCGGGCAACGGTGGATGGCAGCCAGGTCCAGAAGGCCCAGGCCCTCTCTGTCCTCCACGAGATGCTCCAGCAGATCTCCGACCTCTTGACCACAGACAACTCCTCTGTCACCTGGAACATGACCCTCGTGGACCAACTGCGCACAGGACTCCATCGGCAGCTGGAAGACCTGGACACCTGTTGGGCGCgggagatgggagaggagggATCTGCCCTGGCCACGCAGGGCCCTACCCTGGCCTTGAAGAGGTACTTCCAGGGCCTCCGTCTCTacctgaaggagaagaaataCAGTGACTGCGCCTGGGAAGTTGTCAGAGTGGAAATCATGAGATCCTTCTCCTCAACAAGAGCCTTGCAAGAAAGGCTGAGAAATAAGGACGGAGACGTGGGATCGCCCTGA